In Collimonas arenae, a single genomic region encodes these proteins:
- a CDS encoding LysR substrate-binding domain-containing protein: MLTSMSRLPLHTLPVFRSAARLQNLRATAVEMHLTHSAVSQQIGVLEQQLGFALFERRGRRIVLNEAGHTFLCSVESALAQLDAGVQAAAATAIGTAQRLRLTVMPSFLQRWLLPRMQRWRERHPDIALELHSSQQLMDLQRDGFHAALRQGKGGWPGLSDERLIDSPLVVVASPGTARRLQGGSLATLADEPLLGAAEYWDRWFSEAGLKIRSNPVANFNDAGLMLQAAEQGLGIALGREFMVADALRDGLLVQLSEQRLAPEVDHASYFLVYPPALSNWAPLQALRCWLHDEVCDLQKNMTPAAPVIAPVDAAPPKKATRVKAAKPKP; encoded by the coding sequence ATGCTTACCAGTATGAGCCGACTCCCACTCCATACCCTCCCCGTCTTCCGCAGCGCCGCCCGGCTGCAGAATTTGCGCGCCACCGCCGTCGAAATGCACCTGACCCACAGCGCCGTCAGCCAGCAGATCGGCGTGCTGGAACAGCAGCTTGGTTTTGCGCTGTTCGAGCGGCGCGGTCGACGCATCGTCCTCAACGAAGCGGGTCATACCTTTCTCTGCAGCGTCGAATCGGCGCTGGCGCAGCTCGACGCGGGAGTGCAGGCCGCTGCCGCCACCGCGATCGGTACAGCGCAACGCCTGCGGCTGACAGTGATGCCGTCATTTCTGCAACGCTGGCTGCTGCCGCGCATGCAGCGTTGGCGTGAGCGTCATCCGGATATCGCGCTGGAACTACATTCGTCGCAGCAATTGATGGATTTGCAGCGCGACGGCTTTCATGCCGCCTTGCGCCAGGGGAAAGGCGGCTGGCCCGGTTTGAGCGACGAACGCCTGATCGATAGTCCGTTGGTGGTGGTGGCCTCACCCGGCACTGCGCGCCGCTTGCAAGGCGGCAGTCTCGCCACGCTAGCGGACGAACCGCTGCTCGGCGCTGCTGAATACTGGGACCGCTGGTTCAGCGAAGCAGGATTGAAGATACGCAGCAATCCTGTGGCCAATTTCAACGATGCCGGCTTGATGCTGCAAGCCGCGGAACAGGGTTTGGGGATCGCGCTGGGGCGTGAATTCATGGTGGCCGATGCTTTGCGCGACGGCTTGCTGGTGCAGCTTTCCGAACAGCGGCTGGCGCCGGAGGTCGATCATGCCTCTTACTTTCTGGTGTATCCGCCCGCGCTGAGTAACTGGGCGCCGCTGCAAGCCTTGCGCTGCTGGCTGCATGACGAAGTATGCGATTTACAGAAAAACATGACGCCGGCTGCGCCGGTCATCGCGCCGGTCGATGCTGCTCCGCCGAAAAAAGCGACGCGTGTTAAAGCTGCAAAGCCGAAACCATAG